In Amycolatopsis coloradensis, one genomic interval encodes:
- a CDS encoding NAD(P)-dependent alcohol dehydrogenase, with protein sequence MKAIQVIGYHEKLQLTEVAEPEPTGPYDVIVRIGGAGVCRTDLHILEGQWAEKSGVTLPYTIGHENAGWVHAVGSAVTNVAEGDKVIVHPLITCGLCRACRSGDDVHCARSQFPGIDTAGGYAEYLKTSARSVVRIDDSLEPADVAALADAGLTAYHAAAKAARRLRPGDRCVVIGAGGLGHIGIQVLKALTAVELVVVDRNPDAVELAVTIGADHGVIADGTQIDQVLDLTGGEGAETVIDFVGEGGATKDGLAMLRRAGDYHVVGYGENIDVPTIDVISTEINLIGNLVGSYTDLCELMVLAAQGRVKLHTARYPLEEFQTALDDLDAGRIRGRAILVP encoded by the coding sequence GTGAAAGCGATCCAGGTCATTGGCTACCACGAAAAGCTCCAGCTGACCGAGGTCGCCGAACCCGAACCCACCGGCCCCTACGACGTCATCGTCCGCATCGGCGGCGCCGGCGTCTGCCGCACCGATCTCCACATCCTCGAAGGCCAATGGGCCGAGAAATCCGGCGTCACCCTGCCATACACGATCGGCCACGAGAACGCCGGCTGGGTACACGCCGTCGGCAGCGCGGTGACCAACGTGGCCGAAGGCGACAAGGTCATCGTCCACCCCCTCATCACCTGCGGCCTCTGCCGTGCCTGCCGTTCCGGCGACGACGTCCACTGCGCCCGATCGCAGTTCCCCGGCATCGACACCGCGGGCGGCTACGCGGAATACCTCAAGACCTCCGCCCGCAGCGTCGTCCGCATCGACGACAGCCTGGAACCCGCCGACGTCGCCGCCCTCGCCGACGCGGGTCTCACCGCGTACCACGCCGCGGCGAAAGCGGCCCGGAGGCTGAGGCCCGGCGACCGCTGCGTCGTCATCGGCGCCGGCGGTCTCGGCCACATCGGGATCCAGGTGCTCAAAGCCCTCACCGCCGTCGAACTCGTCGTCGTCGACCGCAACCCCGACGCCGTCGAACTCGCCGTCACCATCGGCGCCGACCACGGCGTCATCGCCGACGGCACCCAGATCGACCAGGTCCTCGACCTCACCGGCGGCGAAGGCGCCGAAACCGTCATCGACTTCGTCGGCGAAGGCGGCGCCACCAAGGACGGTCTCGCCATGCTGCGCCGCGCGGGCGACTACCACGTCGTCGGCTACGGGGAGAACATCGATGTCCCCACCATCGACGTCATCTCCACCGAGATCAACCTGATAGGCAACCTCGTCGGCTCCTACACCGACCTCTGTGAACTCATGGTCCTCGCCGCACAAGGCCGCGTGAAACTCCACACCGCGCGCTACCCGCTCGAAGAGTTCCAAACCGCGCTCGACGACCTCGACGCCGGACGCATCCGCGGCCGCGCGATCCTCGTCCCCTGA
- a CDS encoding iron-sulfur cluster assembly protein: MREHDAYTALHAVFDPELDEPITDLGFVRSLTVDGTEVTVHLRLPTSFCSPNFAYLMASDAKDVLTALDGVSRVHVVLDDHHDSDLINRGLAADAGYRGTFGAEADQDLDALRLTFRRKAHTAAMERALTRLLRENRELTDDRLHDITLADLPDHRTTHALLRRRAALGLDTAPEAPVLVDDHGKPYPREEVPLRLRFARSVRISIDGNAHFCRDLLRTRYPESAADQTPRNQEVHAS; encoded by the coding sequence ATGCGCGAACACGACGCCTACACCGCACTCCACGCCGTCTTCGACCCTGAACTCGACGAACCCATCACCGACCTCGGCTTCGTCCGCTCCCTCACCGTCGACGGAACGGAGGTCACCGTCCATCTGAGGCTCCCGACGTCGTTCTGCTCACCGAACTTCGCCTACCTGATGGCCTCCGACGCCAAAGACGTCCTCACCGCGCTCGACGGAGTGTCCCGGGTCCATGTCGTGCTGGACGACCATCACGACTCCGACCTCATCAACCGCGGCCTGGCCGCCGACGCCGGCTACCGCGGCACCTTCGGCGCCGAAGCCGACCAGGACCTCGACGCACTCCGGCTCACCTTCCGCCGCAAAGCCCACACCGCGGCCATGGAACGCGCCCTCACCCGGCTCCTGCGCGAGAACCGGGAACTGACCGACGACCGACTCCACGACATCACCCTCGCCGACCTGCCCGACCACCGCACCACCCACGCACTCCTGCGCCGACGGGCCGCGCTCGGACTCGATACCGCGCCGGAGGCACCGGTCCTCGTCGACGACCACGGAAAGCCTTACCCCCGCGAAGAAGTCCCGCTTCGGCTGCGCTTCGCCCGCTCCGTCCGCATCTCGATCGACGGCAACGCGCACTTCTGCCGCGACCTGCTGCGCACCCGCTACCCGGAATCCGCCGCCGATCAGACACCCCGCAACCAGGAGGTCCACGCATCGTGA
- a CDS encoding amidohydrolase family protein, giving the protein MYTKDGDSYFIVDAHVALWDARPENQANIHGKQFIDCFYDYHRNLSPESELWSYEEYLYYGGARLMKDLFQDGYVDHAIFQPAHLGAFYKNGFGQTEEAFALTKQHPDKLTYNHYFDPRLEQAGLDQLRCDAERFGLKGVKLYTAEWRDDSRGYKLDDPWCRRYLETCLDLGIRNIHIHKGPTIRPLDRDAFDVADIDKVATDYTDLDFVVEHCGLPRLEDFCWIATQEPNVHAGLAVAMPFIHTRPRYFAQIIGELLYWLDEDRIQFSSDYALWTPKWLVERFVDFQIPEDMTEYAPLTIDQKRKILGLNAAAMYDLPVPEELQVRRIETQAVSVA; this is encoded by the coding sequence ATGTACACCAAGGACGGCGACAGCTACTTCATCGTGGACGCGCACGTCGCGCTCTGGGACGCCCGGCCGGAGAACCAGGCCAACATCCACGGCAAGCAGTTCATCGACTGCTTCTACGACTACCACCGCAACCTCAGCCCGGAATCCGAGCTGTGGTCCTACGAGGAATACCTCTACTACGGCGGCGCGCGCCTGATGAAGGACCTCTTCCAGGACGGCTACGTCGACCACGCCATCTTCCAGCCCGCCCACCTCGGCGCCTTCTACAAGAACGGCTTCGGCCAGACCGAAGAGGCATTCGCCCTCACCAAACAGCACCCGGACAAACTCACCTACAACCACTACTTCGACCCGCGCCTCGAACAAGCCGGCCTCGACCAGCTCCGCTGCGACGCCGAACGCTTCGGCCTCAAAGGCGTCAAGCTCTACACCGCGGAATGGCGGGACGACTCCCGCGGCTACAAACTCGACGACCCCTGGTGCCGCCGCTACCTGGAAACGTGTCTCGACCTCGGCATCCGCAACATCCACATCCACAAGGGCCCCACCATCCGCCCGCTCGACCGCGACGCCTTCGACGTCGCCGACATCGACAAGGTCGCCACCGACTACACCGACCTCGACTTCGTCGTCGAACACTGCGGGCTCCCCCGGCTCGAAGACTTCTGCTGGATCGCCACCCAGGAACCCAACGTCCACGCCGGCCTAGCCGTCGCGATGCCGTTCATCCACACCCGCCCGCGCTACTTCGCCCAGATCATCGGCGAACTGCTCTACTGGCTCGACGAAGACCGCATCCAGTTCTCCAGCGACTACGCGCTCTGGACCCCGAAGTGGCTGGTCGAACGGTTCGTCGACTTCCAGATCCCCGAGGACATGACCGAATACGCACCGCTGACCATCGACCAGAAACGCAAGATCCTCGGCCTCAACGCCGCCGCGATGTACGACCTCCCCGTACCCGAGGAACTCCAGGTCCGGCGCATCGAAACCCAAGCCGTCTCGGTGGCCTGA
- a CDS encoding helix-turn-helix domain-containing protein: MERDEIVRCLAEPGSTVVGAAEKLGMGRATLYRKMGQYGIKARQFRS, translated from the coding sequence ATGGAGCGGGACGAGATCGTGCGGTGTCTCGCCGAGCCGGGGTCCACTGTGGTCGGTGCGGCGGAGAAGCTCGGGATGGGCCGGGCGACGCTGTACCGGAAGATGGGCCAGTACGGGATCAAGGCGCGGCAGTTCCGCTCTTAG
- a CDS encoding NAD(P)-dependent oxidoreductase — MTTVTVLGLGPMGHALAAAFTAADHLTTVWNRTPGKENGLDAAVATTAAEAITASPLVIVCVRDYAVARSILDTDALKDRTLVNLSGGSPEQARAMAAWTAEHGIDYLDGVIMATTDAIGGPDAALFFSGPADVYETHRPTLAALGENALHVGDSPGHAAAFDASLQDMLWTSMSGVIHMLALAKAEGIAAADIAAHAKALLGFFPAMIDLLAEQVATGNYSGDAGTLESTAATMDHILDAIRAQDLDNGILSAARAEVQRAIDAGHGEDGFARLAAL; from the coding sequence ATGACCACCGTGACCGTCCTCGGACTCGGCCCCATGGGGCACGCCCTCGCCGCCGCGTTCACCGCCGCCGACCACCTCACCACCGTCTGGAATCGCACTCCTGGCAAGGAAAACGGCCTCGACGCCGCCGTCGCCACGACCGCCGCCGAAGCGATCACGGCCAGCCCGCTCGTGATCGTCTGCGTCCGGGACTACGCCGTCGCGCGGTCGATCCTCGACACCGACGCGCTCAAAGACCGCACCCTCGTGAACCTCAGCGGCGGATCACCGGAACAGGCCCGCGCAATGGCGGCCTGGACCGCCGAACACGGCATCGACTACCTCGACGGCGTGATCATGGCCACCACCGACGCGATCGGCGGCCCAGACGCGGCCCTGTTCTTCAGCGGCCCCGCCGACGTCTACGAAACACACCGGCCCACACTGGCCGCCCTCGGCGAGAACGCGCTGCACGTCGGCGACTCACCCGGCCACGCCGCAGCGTTCGACGCATCCCTGCAGGACATGCTCTGGACCTCCATGAGCGGAGTGATCCACATGCTCGCGCTCGCCAAGGCGGAGGGGATCGCCGCCGCCGACATCGCCGCACACGCCAAAGCACTCCTCGGCTTCTTCCCCGCCATGATCGACCTGCTCGCCGAACAGGTCGCCACCGGGAACTACTCCGGCGACGCCGGCACCCTTGAATCCACCGCCGCGACGATGGACCACATCCTCGACGCGATCCGCGCGCAAGACCTCGACAACGGCATCCTGTCCGCCGCCCGCGCCGAAGTACAGCGAGCCATCGACGCGGGGCACGGGGAAGACGGGTTCGCCAGGCTCGCCGCCCTCTAA
- a CDS encoding MerR family transcriptional regulator, with protein sequence MRIGELARRTGVSERALRYYEEQGLLTPERRPSGYRVYGDADVAAVRRIRILLAAGLNTAQILEILPCIVDEDGWLTPDCPELVVALRQQRDRIDEAIGELETTRANLDTIIGSEKAAASRGTRPPS encoded by the coding sequence ATGCGGATCGGGGAACTCGCGCGGCGGACCGGCGTCAGCGAGCGCGCGCTGCGGTACTACGAGGAGCAGGGTCTGCTCACCCCGGAGCGGCGTCCGAGTGGTTATCGCGTCTACGGGGACGCCGACGTGGCGGCGGTGCGGCGGATCAGGATCCTGCTGGCGGCCGGGCTGAATACCGCGCAGATCCTGGAGATCCTGCCCTGTATCGTCGACGAGGACGGCTGGTTGACGCCGGATTGCCCGGAACTGGTGGTGGCGCTGCGGCAGCAGCGCGACCGGATCGACGAGGCGATCGGTGAGCTGGAGACCACCCGCGCGAACCTCGACACGATCATCGGCAGCGAAAAGGCGGCCGCGTCCCGGGGGACACGGCCGCCTTCGTGA
- a CDS encoding malate dehydrogenase — protein sequence MTQAPVNVTVTGAAGQIGYALLFRIASGQLLGPDTPVKLRLLEIPQAVKAAEGTAMELEDGAFPLLSGIDIFDDPKQAFEGANVALLVGARPRAKGMERGDLLEANGGIFKPQGEAINAGAASDIKVLVVGNPANTNALIAQAHAPDVPAERFTAMTRLDHNRALAQLSKKLGVPVTELKKVAIWGNHSATQYPSIAHAEVSGKPATEVITDQAWLANDFIPTVAKRGAAIIEARGLSSAASAASAAIDHVYTWVNGTPEGDWTSAAVVSDGSYGVPEGLISSFPVTAANGEYKIVQGLEIDDFSRTRIDASVNELAEERDAVKKLGLI from the coding sequence ATGACCCAAGCCCCTGTCAACGTCACCGTCACCGGTGCGGCCGGCCAGATCGGCTACGCGCTGCTCTTCCGCATCGCGTCCGGTCAGCTGCTCGGCCCGGACACCCCGGTGAAGCTGCGGCTCCTGGAGATCCCGCAGGCGGTCAAGGCGGCTGAGGGCACCGCGATGGAACTCGAAGACGGCGCGTTCCCGCTGCTGTCGGGCATCGACATCTTCGACGACCCGAAGCAGGCTTTCGAGGGCGCGAACGTCGCCCTGCTCGTCGGCGCCCGTCCCCGTGCGAAGGGCATGGAGCGCGGCGACCTGCTCGAGGCCAACGGTGGCATCTTCAAGCCGCAGGGTGAGGCCATCAACGCCGGCGCGGCGAGCGACATCAAGGTCCTCGTGGTCGGCAACCCGGCCAACACCAACGCCCTCATCGCGCAGGCACACGCGCCCGACGTCCCGGCCGAGCGGTTCACCGCGATGACCCGCCTCGACCACAACCGCGCCCTCGCGCAGCTGTCGAAGAAGCTGGGCGTGCCAGTGACCGAGCTGAAGAAGGTCGCGATCTGGGGCAACCACTCCGCGACGCAGTACCCGTCGATCGCGCACGCCGAGGTGTCCGGCAAGCCCGCGACCGAGGTCATCACCGACCAGGCGTGGTTGGCCAACGACTTCATCCCGACCGTCGCCAAGCGCGGCGCGGCGATCATCGAGGCCCGCGGCCTGTCCTCCGCGGCGTCGGCCGCCTCCGCCGCGATCGACCACGTCTACACCTGGGTCAACGGCACCCCCGAAGGTGACTGGACCTCGGCGGCCGTCGTGTCCGACGGCTCCTACGGAGTCCCGGAGGGCCTGATCTCCTCGTTCCCGGTCACCGCCGCGAACGGCGAGTACAAGATCGTCCAGGGCCTGGAGATCGACGACTTCTCGCGTACCCGCATCGACGCTTCGGTCAACGAGCTGGCCGAAGAGCGCGACGCGGTGAAGAAGCTCGGCCTCATCTGA
- a CDS encoding DUF4360 domain-containing protein yields the protein MSPPPGPPPDRVVIDVVTVNGSGCPPGSSAVAVAKDNTAFTVTYSEYTAQVGVGAKPTDFRKNCQLNLNVHVPQGFTYGIASADYRGFAYLESGAKALQRANYYFQGNSPTAHVNHPVNGPISDNWQFRDEAEGGVIIYKPCGEDRNLNVNTELRVGAGSSDPKKTTSFITMDSTDGAFKTTYHFSWKTCPTS from the coding sequence ATGTCCCCGCCGCCGGGCCCGCCGCCCGATCGCGTCGTCATCGACGTCGTCACCGTCAACGGCTCCGGATGTCCGCCGGGTTCGTCCGCGGTCGCCGTCGCCAAGGACAACACCGCGTTCACCGTCACCTACAGCGAATACACCGCCCAGGTCGGTGTCGGCGCGAAGCCCACCGACTTCAGGAAGAACTGCCAGCTCAACCTCAACGTCCACGTTCCGCAGGGATTCACCTACGGCATAGCCAGTGCCGACTACCGCGGTTTCGCCTATCTCGAATCCGGCGCCAAGGCGCTGCAGCGGGCGAATTACTACTTCCAGGGGAATTCGCCGACCGCGCACGTCAATCATCCCGTCAACGGGCCGATTTCGGACAACTGGCAATTCCGTGACGAGGCCGAAGGTGGTGTCATCATCTACAAGCCGTGCGGTGAGGACCGGAACCTCAACGTGAACACGGAACTGAGGGTCGGTGCCGGTTCGTCGGATCCGAAGAAGACCACCAGTTTCATCACGATGGATTCGACCGACGGCGCGTTCAAGACCACCTACCACTTCTCGTGGAAGACCTGCCCGACCTCCTGA
- a CDS encoding DUF4360 domain-containing protein has protein sequence MLNALVAAVTLFSSVVTPNAWVPPPLPSDKIVIDVVTVNGTGCKPGTAAVSVSPDNTAFTVTYSEYTAQVGVGAKPTDLRKNCQLNLYVHVPQGFTYGIAGTDYRGFASLAAGATGLERANYYFQGNSPTSYVTHSLKGPFEDNWQFTDNIEVGAIVYKPCGEDRNFNINTELRAAVGTSDPKKTTSFVTMDSTDGSIKTTYHFSWKNCPKPKS, from the coding sequence ATGCTCAACGCGCTGGTTGCTGCCGTAACGCTGTTCTCTTCGGTCGTCACTCCGAACGCCTGGGTGCCGCCCCCGTTGCCGTCCGACAAAATAGTCATCGACGTGGTGACCGTCAACGGGACCGGATGCAAACCGGGTACGGCCGCCGTTTCCGTCTCGCCGGACAACACCGCGTTCACCGTCACCTACAGCGAATACACCGCCCAGGTCGGCGTCGGCGCGAAACCGACCGATCTGCGCAAGAACTGCCAGCTCAACCTGTATGTCCACGTGCCGCAGGGATTCACCTACGGCATCGCGGGCACGGATTACCGCGGGTTCGCCTCCTTGGCCGCGGGAGCCACCGGGCTGGAACGGGCCAACTACTACTTCCAGGGCAATTCCCCGACGTCCTATGTGACCCACAGCCTCAAAGGCCCGTTCGAGGACAACTGGCAGTTCACCGACAACATCGAAGTCGGCGCCATCGTCTACAAACCCTGCGGCGAGGACCGGAACTTCAACATCAACACGGAACTGCGGGCCGCGGTCGGCACTTCCGATCCGAAGAAGACCACCAGCTTCGTGACGATGGACTCGACCGACGGTTCCATCAAGACCACGTACCACTTCTCGTGGAAGAACTGTCCCAAGCCGAAGAGCTGA
- a CDS encoding FUSC family protein, with amino-acid sequence MMTRITQATTDRLVASDPGLVRLRLGFSAVLSIVVAVLAILPFHQPLTIILVAAIAAMTSAFTVNDATPGQQAVTLVLGLMLGAASLTAASVGSAVPPLDSVVFVLLIFVAVYAQRFGSRGIALGSLSFFLFFFAMFLQTHLKQVPALLLALTIGIAANAVVRFVLVRRHTDAEFLRIRRAFRARLAAVVRASEDHLAVGGSERTRKRLRTTNARMHESVLLIEDTAPEVIGADSVNRLRRRAIEVELAVQWLTITVQRTCAEDLDEDVRDDLIARMRRFRSLIERDPRELPLISETEEFSKMLVEGSRIDEHAAPGDGVRRALAELALADVRAQRVAEHDVSDAADDPEDPEEEKSAAFAYDNQTRSAIQAVVGGGLAVLGGELVSSQRWYWAVLTVFVVFIGSSTAGATFVKGVRRLGGTLIGIVGGLVLTLLVSGSVPATLALILVCVFGMVYIARVSQVIMAFFITSMLGLLYSLLGTFSLEVLWIRVAETAVGAAAGVLAAVVIVPVRTRAVMLDDVSALLEELDEFVEKAAGLLSGAENVSVIEKSRDLDRAVDKVRTTIEPLTHPVNLSSRRDYGWHVLTTVETIAFRARHVAARSQPGLLLNEADRLLLYTGRIRENTAVLRKAIGDPGGSGHGMLIRDDGTPVADRIDDPRARSVLTSLGHLDETVIALGRAFGVEATDPEPSRISSSAWDSSSTRSGTWS; translated from the coding sequence ATGATGACCCGCATCACCCAGGCCACGACCGACCGTCTGGTCGCCTCCGATCCAGGCCTGGTCCGGCTCCGGCTCGGCTTCTCGGCCGTCCTCAGCATCGTCGTCGCGGTGCTGGCGATCCTGCCGTTCCATCAGCCGCTCACGATCATCCTCGTCGCAGCGATCGCGGCGATGACGTCAGCCTTCACCGTCAACGACGCGACCCCGGGCCAGCAGGCGGTGACGCTGGTGCTGGGGCTGATGCTCGGTGCGGCGTCGCTCACGGCGGCGAGCGTGGGCTCGGCGGTGCCGCCACTGGACAGTGTCGTGTTCGTCCTGCTGATCTTCGTCGCGGTCTACGCCCAGCGGTTCGGCTCGCGTGGGATCGCGCTGGGCTCGCTGTCGTTCTTCCTGTTCTTCTTCGCGATGTTCCTGCAGACCCATTTGAAGCAGGTCCCGGCGCTGCTGCTGGCGCTGACCATCGGGATCGCGGCCAACGCGGTCGTCCGGTTCGTCCTGGTGCGCAGGCACACCGACGCGGAGTTCCTCCGGATCCGGCGGGCGTTCCGGGCCCGGCTCGCCGCGGTGGTGCGCGCGTCCGAAGACCACCTCGCCGTGGGCGGCAGCGAACGCACCCGTAAACGGCTCCGCACGACGAACGCCCGCATGCACGAGTCCGTCCTGCTCATCGAGGACACCGCGCCGGAGGTGATCGGCGCGGACTCGGTGAACCGGCTCCGCCGCCGGGCGATCGAGGTCGAGCTGGCGGTGCAGTGGCTCACGATCACGGTGCAGCGCACCTGCGCCGAGGACCTCGACGAGGACGTCCGCGACGATCTGATCGCCCGGATGCGGCGCTTCCGGTCGCTGATCGAGCGCGACCCGCGAGAGTTGCCACTGATCAGCGAGACCGAAGAGTTCAGCAAGATGCTGGTGGAAGGCAGCCGGATCGACGAGCACGCCGCACCCGGTGACGGCGTCCGCCGCGCGCTCGCCGAACTCGCGCTGGCCGACGTGCGCGCACAGCGGGTGGCCGAGCACGACGTCTCCGATGCCGCCGACGATCCCGAAGACCCCGAGGAGGAGAAGTCGGCGGCGTTCGCCTACGACAACCAGACGCGCAGCGCCATCCAGGCCGTGGTGGGCGGCGGTCTGGCCGTGCTCGGCGGAGAGCTTGTGTCGAGCCAGCGGTGGTACTGGGCGGTGCTGACCGTGTTCGTGGTGTTCATCGGCTCGTCGACCGCGGGGGCGACGTTCGTCAAGGGAGTCCGGCGGCTCGGCGGCACGCTGATCGGGATCGTGGGCGGGCTGGTGCTGACGCTGCTGGTGTCGGGCAGTGTGCCGGCGACGCTGGCGCTGATCCTGGTGTGCGTGTTCGGCATGGTCTACATAGCGCGGGTATCGCAGGTGATCATGGCGTTCTTCATCACCAGCATGCTCGGGCTGCTGTACAGCCTGCTGGGGACGTTCAGCCTCGAGGTGCTGTGGATCCGGGTCGCGGAGACCGCCGTGGGCGCGGCGGCCGGGGTGCTGGCGGCGGTGGTGATCGTGCCGGTGCGCACGCGGGCGGTGATGCTGGACGACGTCTCGGCGTTGCTGGAGGAGTTGGACGAGTTCGTCGAGAAGGCTGCGGGCCTGCTGTCCGGCGCGGAGAACGTGAGCGTCATCGAGAAGTCGCGTGATCTGGACCGGGCGGTGGACAAGGTCCGCACGACGATCGAGCCGCTCACCCATCCGGTGAATCTCAGCAGCCGCCGTGACTACGGCTGGCACGTGCTCACCACGGTGGAGACGATCGCCTTCCGCGCCCGCCACGTCGCCGCGCGGTCGCAGCCGGGGCTGCTGCTCAACGAGGCGGACCGGCTGCTGCTGTACACCGGGCGGATCCGGGAGAACACCGCGGTGCTGAGGAAGGCGATCGGTGATCCCGGCGGTTCGGGGCACGGGATGCTGATCCGGGACGACGGTACGCCGGTGGCGGACCGGATCGACGATCCGCGGGCGCGTTCGGTGCTCACCAGTCTCGGGCATCTCGACGAGACGGTGATCGCGCTGGGCCGCGCGTTCGGGGTCGAGGCCACGGATCCGGAGCCGTCAAGGATCAGCTCTTCGGCTTGGGACAGTTCTTCCACGAGAAGTGGTACGTGGTCTTGA